A single region of the Branchiostoma lanceolatum isolate klBraLanc5 chromosome 1, klBraLanc5.hap2, whole genome shotgun sequence genome encodes:
- the LOC136427742 gene encoding receptor-interacting serine/threonine-protein kinase 2-like — protein MYSEARKLKLASKSDHVISLLGVCLEPHFAIVMPFMENGSLAGLLRDVNVPWALRWRMAHEISLGMTFLHCQDPQILHCDLKAENVLLDGDFRVKISDFGLSKWKIRSRIVTATSPVGGTITHAPPEYFLDINIAPTEKFDVYSFGVLLWEIATRKKPYTNAQNSAHIRFAAISGQRPDMTHVPTNLPHVSEVSQLMQRCWSQKPENRPSFQECEDHLRAVNNRSSKDDILKAIIDVQKMKA, from the exons ATGTATTCTGAAGCAAGAAAACTGAAGCTGGCCAGCAAATCAGACCACGTCATCAGTCTGCTGGGGGTCTGTCTGGAGCCTCATTTCGCCATCGTGATGCCCTTCATGGAGAACGGCTCTCTGGCTGGACTGCTGCGGGACGTGAACGTGCCATGGGCCCTGAGGTGGAGAATGGCGCACGAGATCTCCCTGGGGATGACTTTCCTGCACTGCCAGGATCCACAGATTCTCCACTGTGATCTAAAGGCAGAGAACGTGCTACTCGATGGGGACTTCCGTGTGAAG ATTTCAGACTTTGGCCTGTCCAAATGGAAGATCAGATCCCGAATCGTTACTGCAACGAGTCCAGTAGGTGGCACAATCACGCATGCGCCGCCGGAATACTTCTTGGACATCAACATCGCCCCAACTGAAAAGTTTGATGTCTACAG TTTTGGAGTGCTGCTATGGGAGATTGCAACAAGAAAAAAGCCCTATACGA ATGCTCAGAACTCCGCCCACATCAGGTTTGCCGCAATATCAGGACAGCGTCCTGACATGACCCATGTCCCTACAAACCTGCCTCATGTGAGTGAAGTCAGTCAGCTGATGCAAAGATGCTGGAGTCAGAAACCGGAGAACAGGCCTTCATTCCAAG AGTGTGAAGACCATCTTCGTGCCGTAAACAACAGGTCCAGTAAGGATGACATTCTGAAGGCCATTATCGACGTTCAGAAGATGAAG GCGTAA